Part of the Pseudomonas sp. ADAK13 genome is shown below.
GCGGGCGGCCAGTTCCAGCAATTGCGCACTGGCCGGCTCGAAGGCAATCGGACCTTCACCCTCGGCGGCGCCGAGGGTGCCAAGGGCGTGCCGGGCGACCAGCTCGATCAAAGCTTTTGGTTCGAAGGGTTTGACCAGGTAATCCGCGGCGCCCTGGCGCATGGCATCGACGGCACGCTCCACCGCGCCGTGGGCGGTCATCAACAGCACCGGCAACTGCGGCTGACGCCCACGCAACAGGCCGAGCAATTGATGGCCATCCATGCCCGGCATGTTCACGTCACTGACCACCAGGCTGAAGGACTCCTGATCGACCGCCGCCAAGGCTTCTTCGGCCGAACCGACCGCCCGGTAGTCATGGCCCGCCAGCAGCAGCGTGTCAGCCAATGCTTCACGCAGGGCGCGATCGTCTTCAACCAATAAAACCTTGATAGCCATGACCTTTTACTCCGCGCTGACGGCGCATGAAAACAGCGGCAGCGTGATCAACGCGCACGTGCCTCGACCCAACCGGGAATGCAGCTGCAATTCTCCCTGATGCGCACGGGCGACCGCCTTGACCACGGTCAGGCCCAGGCCAGTACCGTTGGTTTTGGTGGTGAAGAATGGCTCGCCCAGGCGTTGCAGCACCACCGGCTCAATCCCGCTGCCACTGTCGCTGATGCTCAGGCGCAAGGTGTCGCCACGGTTGTACAGGTGCACTTTGAGCCGCGCCCCGGGGCCACTGGCCTGGGTCGCGTTTTCGATCAGGTTGAGCAGCGCGCCCACCAGGGTGTCGCGGTTGCACAGCAGCTCGCCGTGATGGCTGTCGCACTGCCAACGAACTGAAGCTTCCTGGACATGCGTCGCGGCGGCAGCTTGCAGCGACTGCATCAACGCGGCGGGGGTGACGCGGTCGGTCAGCGGCAATTCGCCGCGGGCAAACACCAGCATGTCGCGCACTTGATGCTCCAGTTCGTGCAGGCGCTCTTTGAGGCGACCGGCAAAACGCTGGTGGGTGGCCGCCGGCAATTGCTCATCAGTCAAATGACTGGCGTAGATCAGCGCGGCGGACAACGGCGTACGAATCTGATGCGCCAGAGAAGCGACCATCCGCCCCAGCGACGACAGGCGCTCATGGCGTGCCAACTGGTCTTGCAGATGACGGGTTTCGGTCAGGTCGTTGAGCAGCACCAACTGGCCGGGCTCGGCATCCAGGGAACGGGTGGCGATGGACAGGCGGCGCCCGTCCTTGAGGGAGATTTCGTGGCCATCGTCTTCTCGCGGCGCAAAGCAGCGGGTGATGACTTCGCGCCACAGCTCGCCCTCCAGGGGCAGGCCGAGCATGTCGCAGGCCGCCGGGTTGGCTTCGCGCACGCGGCCCTGGTCGTCGATGACGATCACGCCACCGGGCAACAGGTCGAGGAGGTTTTGCAGACGGTTGGCCAGGCGTTCTTTCTCGGCCAGCTCTTCCATGCGCTGGGCACTGACCACCGCCAACTCGCCTTTGAGCTCGGAAACCCGGGCTTCCAACAGGCTGTAGGAGTCAGTCAACTGGCT
Proteins encoded:
- a CDS encoding sensor histidine kinase — translated: MPHAAQLSSVPDIQGPAPSVEQISRLGLEQAFSLFNQMSSQLTDSYSLLEARVSELKGELAVVSAQRMEELAEKERLANRLQNLLDLLPGGVIVIDDQGRVREANPAACDMLGLPLEGELWREVITRCFAPREDDGHEISLKDGRRLSIATRSLDAEPGQLVLLNDLTETRHLQDQLARHERLSSLGRMVASLAHQIRTPLSAALIYASHLTDEQLPAATHQRFAGRLKERLHELEHQVRDMLVFARGELPLTDRVTPAALMQSLQAAAATHVQEASVRWQCDSHHGELLCNRDTLVGALLNLIENATQASGPGARLKVHLYNRGDTLRLSISDSGSGIEPVVLQRLGEPFFTTKTNGTGLGLTVVKAVARAHQGELQLHSRLGRGTCALITLPLFSCAVSAE